One Nicotiana tomentosiformis chromosome 4, ASM39032v3, whole genome shotgun sequence genomic window carries:
- the LOC138909985 gene encoding uncharacterized protein, whose translation MAPAELKELKDQLKDLLEKGKANIVAVVLSRKSMGSLAHLEAYQRSLAKEVHRLASLAVLLAVTSEGGVIVQNRVESSLVVEVKENQYNDPLLVQLKARTHKHKTMAFSLGMDDGTLRYQGRLCVPNVDGLRERIMAKAHTSRYSVHTGSTKMYHDLKKVYWWNDMKRNVAEFLTRCPNYQQVKAEHQRPGGLARNIEIPMWKRELINMDFVVRLPHTLRKFDSI comes from the exons atggcaccagcggagttgaaggagctaaaggaccAATTAAAGGATttattagagaagg GGAAGGCTAATATTGTAGCGGTTgttcttagccggaaatctatgggtagtttggctcacttggaggcatatcaaaggtcgttggccaaggaggttcatcggttggctagtttggcaGTTCTTCTTGCGGTAActagtgaaggaggagtgattgtgcaaaatagggttgaatcatcgcttgttgtggaagtcaaggaaaatCAATACAAtgacccattgttggtacaattgaaggcgCGGactcataaacataagaccatggccttttctcttggcatggatgatggtaccctaaggtaccaagggcgactatgtgttccaaatgtggatggtctccgggaaagaatcatggccaaggctcacacttctaggtactCCGTGCACacgggctctacaaagatgtaccatgatcttaagaaagtctactggtggaatgatatgaaaaggAATGTAGCAGAATTTTTGACGAGATGtccaaattatcagcaagtgaaggccgaacaccaaaggcccggcgGGTTGGCACGTAACATAGAAATTCCGATGTGGAAACGAGAgctgatcaatatggactttgtggtacgACTACCTCACACTCTTCGCAAGTTCGACTcaatttag